The Bacillus sp. F19 DNA segment AAACAAGAAACTAGGGGTTAAAAATGTTGTTTTAATAAAGATGTCTTTTAATTGCTAGTCAAGTTATTCCATTAAAGGCCAGATTGTTGAGGAATGTTTTCAATGTAATTGGAAATTTATGTTCTAATACAGAACAGAAATTGTGAAGATTTAAAATCGTAAGTTGACTATAGGTTCAAACAAAGGGGAGTCGGAGAATGTTTCCTATATTAGAAACAGAACGGTTAGTTTTGAGAGAGCTTATTGAATATGACGCATTAGATATATTTAATTGTTTCTCTAATGCAGATGTATTACGTTATTATGGACAAAATCCTTTAACAAGTCTTGATCAGGTGAAACAAATTGTCAGGAATTTTTCGAAGAATTACGATGAAAAACGTGGTATTAAATGGGGAATTGAAATGAAAGGTAAGGCTGGGATTATCGGGACAATTGGGTTTCAAGAGTGGTCTCCTGAACATAAGAGAGCAGAAATAAGCTATGCACTTTTTCCTGAACATTGGGGCAATGGATTTGCAACTGAAGCTGTTAGTAAAGTGATTTCCTATGGTTTTAAAGAGCTTGGTTTAATGCGTATTGGAGCAGTTGTTTTCGTTGAAAATAGAGCATCTAATAAGTTGTTAACAAAATTAGGCTTTATAAAAGAAGGAATTTTGAGAAATTATATGTATCAAAATGATATTCCGTTTGATACGAATATTTATTCTTTGTTAAAGTGAAAACCATTGTGAAATATCAAATTGTAAATCGAACAAGCGGGTGCGGTGCTTGAACAATGCATCGCCTTTTTTTATTTGATTAACGAAGTAGATTGTGAAGTAATGTATAGTATTTGAAGCCTATCAAAACATATTTTCTTAGCTCTGAGCAAAGATAACTTTATAACATAAAAGAAAAGGAACGGCACTCATTGCAAGAGACATCTATACTTGCAAAAAAGAAGGGGCAAAGCTGATGATAAAGCATAATTGGATGGAAGAACCACCTCAGAGTTAACAAAAAGCCGCTGGAATGCGGCTTTTATTATTGGAGTTTATTCTAAGCGAATCCTAAAAGGGTGCATTCTTCGTTCTGACATTGGAAAGAAGCTTTTTGACTGTTATTGGATAAAGCGGTTACAATAGTATCGTATATATACTGCTTCTTAATAGGAGAGGAAATATGAAATGAATCGAATACTAGCAGCTTTATTTTTATTAGCCAGTGTAATGCTTGCCTCGGCCTGCACGATGGACTCCGGTGATAACTCAGCTGAAGGTTCTTTAATGGTTAACGCTGATATAAGACTGCCTTCTGAAATCAGCAAAAATAAAGAAGAAACGCTCTCTGTCGCTGTAACACAAGGAGAAGATGCAGTAGATGATGCTTCCGGCGTGGAATTCGAAATATGGAAAG contains these protein-coding regions:
- a CDS encoding GNAT family N-acetyltransferase — encoded protein: MFPILETERLVLRELIEYDALDIFNCFSNADVLRYYGQNPLTSLDQVKQIVRNFSKNYDEKRGIKWGIEMKGKAGIIGTIGFQEWSPEHKRAEISYALFPEHWGNGFATEAVSKVISYGFKELGLMRIGAVVFVENRASNKLLTKLGFIKEGILRNYMYQNDIPFDTNIYSLLK
- a CDS encoding FixH family protein, with the protein product MNRILAALFLLASVMLASACTMDSGDNSAEGSLMVNADIRLPSEISKNKEETLSVAVTQGEDAVDDASGVEFEIWKAESKEDSEMIKAVHKGKGIYEIKKTFSEDGIYFVQTHVTARDMHVMPKKEFTVGEVSEEKAEKAKEPEKR